The genomic DNA TTTTATGACCTTTTTCAATAAAGGTATTTACAGCATCAAAGGTTGCCTGTTCGTAGTCGATATTAACAGAAGGCACTTGTTCAGAATCTTCAAGCGAACCAGCAAGTACAATAGGAGCTGGAGATCTTTTAAATTCTGCCACATGTTCTTCGGAGATATTTCCACCCATGAAAACAATTCCATCTACCTGTTTACCTAGCATCGTGTTTAATAAGTGTAACTCCTTGTCCTTGTTTTGGTCTGAGTTACTTAAAATGATGTTGTATTTGTACATCGTCGCAATATCTTCGATTCCACGTGCAAGTTCTGCAAAAAACGGGCTCGAAATATCAGGAATAATAACTCCAACTGTTGTTGTTTTTTTACTTGCTAATCCTCTGGCCACAGCATTTGGACGATAACCTAATCTTTCAATCACTTCTAAAACTTTCTTTCTTGTAGCTGGCTTTACATTTGGATTTCCATTCACAACACGTGACACTGTAGCCATGGAAACATTTGCTTCACGTGCTACATCATAAATTGTTATGTTCACAATACCACTCCTTCTATATACGTCCTAACTTTAGGTTTATTTTACTGCAAGTTTGTCATTTTTAACCATTATATAAAAATCGAAACTTGTCTATTTATGTATCATTATCATACTTCACATAGTGAAATGTCGCAATGTAAAGGCTATCTATTTAACAAAAAAAAACAATTTTACGACGGAAAACGCAAAAAAACCGCCTATGATCAGCTCTCATAAGTCGGTTTTTTGTGTTATTTCTTATACACGCACTAAGTTAGAAGCTTGAATTTCTTTGTAGAAAGCATTAAATTGATCAATGTTCATTTGTTGAGCAGAATCAGACAAGGCAACTGCTGGATCTGGATGCACTTCTGCCATTACTCCATCAGCACCAACTGCAAGAGCCGCTTTTGCCATCGGAAGAAGTAAATCTCTACGGCCAGTTGAGTGTGTTACGTCAACAAGAACTGGTAGATGTGTTTCTTGCTTTAAGATTGGAACAGCTGAAATATCTAATGTATTTCTTGTTGCTCTTTCATACGTACGAATACCACGCTCACAAAGGATAATTTGGCCATTACCTTGAGACATAATGTATTCTGCTGCATTAATGAATTCCTCAATCGTTGCAGCAAGTCCACGCTTCAATAGAACTGGCTTATTTACAGCACCTGCTGCTTTTAACAGCTCAAAGTTCTGCATATTACGAGCACCGATTTGGATAACATCAATATAGTCAACAGCTTTCTCTATATCAGCTGGGCTTACGATTTCACTAATTACAGCAAGATCGTATTCATCAGCTACTCTTTTTAGAATTTTTAATCCTTCAATACCAAGTCCTTGGAAATCATAAGGTGAAGTTCTAGGCTTGTATGCTCCACCACGCATGAATTTTAATCCTTTTTCTTTAATTGAAGCAGCAACAGCAGCAACCTGCTCATACGACTCAAC from Robertmurraya sp. FSL R5-0851 includes the following:
- the ccpA gene encoding catabolite control protein A — protein: MNITIYDVAREANVSMATVSRVVNGNPNVKPATRKKVLEVIERLGYRPNAVARGLASKKTTTVGVIIPDISSPFFAELARGIEDIATMYKYNIILSNSDQNKDKELHLLNTMLGKQVDGIVFMGGNISEEHVAEFKRSPAPIVLAGSLEDSEQVPSVNIDYEQATFDAVNTFIEKGHKRIAMVIGPFHEPINKEKKLVGYKKALEAAGISVEEDLIVEGDYTYDSGIEAFERLLELSDKPTAIYVGSDEMAVGVVHGAQDKGYSVPDDFEVISSDNTRISLMVRPQLTTVIQPLYDIGAVAMRLLTKFMNKEKVSEHTVVLPHRIEHRSSTK
- a CDS encoding bifunctional 3-deoxy-7-phosphoheptulonate synthase/chorismate mutase, which codes for MSNVELDQLRDRVDELNVELLKLINERARLVQEIGRVKETQGVFRYDPVRERSMLDIIKENNDGPFQNSTVEHIFKEIFKAGLELQKDDHSKALLVSRKKKPEDTIVEVKGEKLGHGIPQLIFGPCAVESYEQVAAVAASIKEKGLKFMRGGAYKPRTSPYDFQGLGIEGLKILKRVADEYDLAVISEIVSPADIEKAVDYIDVIQIGARNMQNFELLKAAGAVNKPVLLKRGLAATIEEFINAAEYIMSQGNGQIILCERGIRTYERATRNTLDISAVPILKQETHLPVLVDVTHSTGRRDLLLPMAKAALAVGADGVMAEVHPDPAVALSDSAQQMNIDQFNAFYKEIQASNLVRV